A section of the Acanthopagrus latus isolate v.2019 chromosome 20, fAcaLat1.1, whole genome shotgun sequence genome encodes:
- the LOC119009701 gene encoding transmembrane protein 273-like isoform X2 — protein MAPPSTGLHQESLLTSVRGDGAGSGETIDIKYALIGGGIGLFIVAGFIILKVCMIRKQAQENGTDDRMRRPSEPHLFTMSHLSQSEQPIALVSRDMQC, from the exons AGAGTCTGCTGACGAGCGTGAGAGGCGACGGGGCAGGCTCTGGCGAAACAATAG ATATTAAATATGCTTTGATCGGAGGCGGGATCGGCCTGTTCATTGTGGCCGGGTTCATTATTTTGAAGGTCTGCATGATCAGGAAGCAGGCGCAGGAAAACGGCACAG ATGACAGAATGAGGAGACCCTCGGAG CCTCACCTATTTACTATGAGCcatctcagccaatcagagcaacCCATTGCGTTGGTGTCCCGTGACATGCAGTGTTAA
- the LOC119009701 gene encoding transmembrane protein 273-like isoform X3, with translation MFIETLLVNNIKYALIGGGIGLFIVAGFIILKVCMIRKQAQENGTDDRMRRPSEPHLFTMSHLSQSEQPIALVSRDMQC, from the exons ATGTTCATCGAGACGCTGCTGGTTAACA ATATTAAATATGCTTTGATCGGAGGCGGGATCGGCCTGTTCATTGTGGCCGGGTTCATTATTTTGAAGGTCTGCATGATCAGGAAGCAGGCGCAGGAAAACGGCACAG ATGACAGAATGAGGAGACCCTCGGAG CCTCACCTATTTACTATGAGCcatctcagccaatcagagcaacCCATTGCGTTGGTGTCCCGTGACATGCAGTGTTAA